Within Syntrophales bacterium, the genomic segment CCCTTCTACCTGTCCCCGTAAAGTTGTGTTTTGTTCTTTTATATGCGGGGGTGTGCCGACAAGTATTGATATAATATCTTCTGCCTTTAGGTTTATCGGGAAAAACATGGCAAGGTTTTTTCTGGTAGCATGACCGACGTAAAACTTTCCTTCTTTCGGAAGAAATACCTTCAAAGAATTTTCACTGATGGACAGAAAAAGGTCGGAAGGACCGATTATAGGCATCGCTTCTACCCTGAGAAATGAAGGTCTTTTGACAATCAGGGCTACCTTCATTGAATGCTTTCCCTTGGGAGTATCTACAGCGATATGGGCAATGGCTTTTAGCGTGTCTCTTAAATGATCTGTTCTGGAGATATTCTTCAGGACATCTGCAGGAGGCAAAATGTGTCCCGTGAATGGGGCAGCAACCTTCTTGGGGGTGCATCCGCCAAAGGCAAGAAAGGGGAATAAAAATAAAATTGTCAGGATATATTTTTTCATCTAAAGTGCCTGAAATGAGATAAAGTGAAGCTCCCCGCCCACAGGGCGGGGCTTCCCGGTAAGGAATATGC encodes:
- a CDS encoding DUF4292 domain-containing protein is translated as MKKYILTILFLFPFLAFGGCTPKKVAAPFTGHILPPADVLKNISRTDHLRDTLKAIAHIAVDTPKGKHSMKVALIVKRPSFLRVEAMPIIGPSDLFLSISENSLKVFLPKEGKFYVGHATRKNLAMFFPINLKAEDIISILVGTPPHIKEQNTTLRGQVEGELYRIDVMTQGKNVQSLWVNPDGNLVKIEALDNEGKISYTARLQDHHQICGASIPGKVTIITGKPRKLNTRIRYSDTQLTQNVNPAIFDLDIPPGIEPIFID